A region from the Natronoarchaeum mannanilyticum genome encodes:
- a CDS encoding alpha-amylase domain-containing protein: MPSDHNGRGTTYSADRRTVLKGIGATGAALAGGAVASGTGAAAIGDSAVLQFYHTNWSDVESQVSAIADAGFDAIQLPPAQESKLTRADQDDDHHPPLGYQPINHKNFDSEFGTEAQYQSLVDAAHWNGLSVIADAVMNHMAAGVDFSNFPYFSYNDFHHNGGIDDYSDDWQVENCDLSGLPDLDQDSSYVRGQLKDYVDKYASLGVDGIRWDAAKHMSESFFANHVSSWANEHGLYSVGEVLQGSKSYCDGYAQTGMSVTDYPLYYTMKEDAFHQNGDLSTLDGGGYVDWNSYRAMTFVSNHDSDPPQYQKMAYAYILTQEGYPRVYQKDMPYWDGDIKDLLWVRRNLAAGSAITRHASRDLYIFEREGNLLVGLNRSGSWQGKWVPTSWTNTELSDYVGNNGDNFTTNGDGWVQIWIPPRGWVCYAPA; this comes from the coding sequence ATGCCATCCGATCACAACGGACGTGGCACGACGTACAGCGCGGACAGACGAACAGTGCTGAAAGGTATCGGCGCGACGGGCGCGGCCCTCGCCGGTGGCGCAGTTGCGTCCGGCACGGGCGCCGCCGCGATCGGCGACTCGGCCGTCCTCCAGTTTTACCACACCAACTGGTCGGACGTCGAGAGCCAGGTGAGCGCAATCGCGGACGCCGGGTTCGACGCGATCCAGCTACCGCCCGCACAGGAATCGAAGCTGACGCGCGCCGATCAGGACGACGACCACCACCCGCCGCTGGGGTATCAGCCGATCAATCACAAGAACTTCGACAGCGAGTTCGGCACGGAAGCCCAGTACCAGTCGCTGGTCGACGCCGCGCACTGGAACGGGCTGAGCGTCATCGCCGACGCGGTCATGAACCACATGGCCGCCGGCGTCGACTTCTCGAACTTCCCGTACTTCAGCTACAACGACTTCCACCACAACGGCGGGATCGACGACTACAGCGACGACTGGCAGGTCGAGAACTGCGACCTCTCGGGGCTGCCGGACCTCGACCAGGACTCGAGCTACGTTCGCGGCCAGCTCAAAGACTACGTCGACAAGTACGCCAGCCTCGGCGTCGACGGCATCCGCTGGGACGCCGCCAAGCACATGTCGGAGTCGTTCTTCGCCAACCACGTCAGCTCGTGGGCGAACGAACACGGCCTGTACTCGGTCGGCGAGGTGCTCCAGGGTTCGAAGAGCTACTGCGACGGCTACGCCCAGACGGGGATGTCGGTGACCGACTACCCGCTGTACTACACGATGAAGGAGGACGCGTTCCACCAGAACGGCGACCTCAGCACGCTCGACGGCGGCGGCTACGTCGACTGGAACTCCTACAGAGCGATGACGTTCGTCTCGAACCACGATAGCGACCCGCCGCAGTACCAGAAGATGGCCTACGCGTACATCCTGACCCAGGAGGGCTATCCGCGGGTGTACCAGAAGGACATGCCCTACTGGGACGGCGACATCAAGGATCTGCTGTGGGTCCGACGGAATCTCGCGGCCGGATCGGCGATCACGCGACACGCCAGCCGGGACCTCTACATCTTCGAGCGGGAGGGGAACCTGCTCGTCGGGCTCAATCGGTCGGGCTCCTGGCAGGGCAAGTGGGTCCCCACGAGCTGGACCAACACCGAGCTCTCGGACTACGTCGGCAACAACGGCGACAACTTCACGACGAACGGCGACGGCTGGGTGCAGATCTGGATCCCGCCGCGAGGGTGGGTCTGCTACGCGCCGGCCTGA
- a CDS encoding CPBP family intramembrane glutamic endopeptidase has translation MTRRPVDRRSFLALWLLGVAGVAASLPYLFRSGVLDPAALPVSPALAVAATLGQTAVLLAIATWIGLSLGPAVGFRTPFLDAALGGYPMPDPRPVVAQSLGLGAAAGALVLALDRLAFAGHVAVGSGLAGTPLDILGVGVLAALAGGTYEEILLRFGAMTLVVWTLWRLRPGPDGMPQPWMVWLGVVLTSVLFALGHLPATAQLTALTPAVIVRALVLNGLPGALFGWLYWKGGLEAAMIAHFGAGLVLHVGGGFL, from the coding sequence ATGACTCGTCGCCCGGTCGATCGCCGATCGTTTCTCGCTCTGTGGCTGCTCGGCGTCGCCGGCGTCGCGGCGTCGCTGCCGTACCTGTTTCGCTCCGGCGTCCTCGATCCCGCGGCGCTTCCCGTTTCGCCGGCGCTGGCCGTCGCCGCCACGCTCGGTCAGACCGCCGTCCTGCTCGCGATCGCAACGTGGATCGGCCTGTCGCTCGGTCCTGCTGTCGGCTTTCGCACGCCGTTTCTCGACGCCGCGCTCGGCGGTTACCCGATGCCGGACCCGCGGCCGGTCGTCGCGCAGTCGCTCGGCCTGGGTGCAGCGGCCGGCGCGCTCGTCCTCGCTCTCGATCGACTCGCGTTCGCCGGCCACGTCGCGGTCGGCTCGGGCCTCGCCGGCACGCCGCTCGACATTCTCGGCGTCGGCGTCCTCGCAGCCCTGGCCGGCGGAACCTACGAGGAGATCCTCCTTCGGTTCGGCGCGATGACGCTCGTCGTCTGGACGCTCTGGCGACTCCGTCCGGGCCCCGACGGGATGCCGCAGCCCTGGATGGTCTGGCTCGGCGTGGTACTCACCTCGGTGCTATTCGCCCTCGGGCACCTGCCGGCGACCGCGCAACTTACCGCGCTCACGCCCGCGGTGATCGTCCGGGCGCTCGTACTCAACGGACTTCCGGGCGCGCTGTTCGGCTGGCTCTACTGGAAGGGCGGGCTGGAAGCCGCGATGATCGCCCACTTCGGGGCGGGGCTGGTCCTGCACGTCGGCGGCGGGTTCCTCTAG
- the htpX gene encoding zinc metalloprotease HtpX, whose product MQWQPDWGLRARMGLTMFLLFALYIVFFAALWAYSGGSLLIAGLVIGSFSLGQYFFSDKLALRSMGAKTVSEEEYPELHAAVQRLAQQADLPKPTVAVADDRVPNAFATGRNQKNAAVCVTTGLLQTLNQDELEGVLAHELAHVKNRDVMVMTIASFLSTIAFMIVRWGAFFGGGGQRRQGGGGIIVAILISLVVWIISYVLIRALSRYREYAADRGAAVITGKPSALASALMKISGEMEKIPSNDMRDEAEMNAFFIIPISKGAIARLFSTHPPTEKRIDQLNRLEREMEGL is encoded by the coding sequence ATGCAGTGGCAACCCGACTGGGGACTTCGCGCGCGGATGGGGCTGACGATGTTTCTCCTGTTCGCGCTGTACATCGTGTTCTTCGCGGCGCTGTGGGCGTACTCCGGCGGGAGCCTGCTCATCGCGGGGCTGGTCATCGGCTCGTTCTCGCTGGGCCAGTACTTCTTCAGCGACAAGCTCGCGCTCCGGAGCATGGGCGCGAAGACGGTCAGCGAGGAGGAGTACCCCGAACTCCACGCCGCGGTCCAGCGCCTCGCTCAGCAGGCCGACCTGCCCAAGCCGACCGTGGCGGTCGCCGACGACCGCGTTCCCAACGCCTTCGCGACCGGCCGGAACCAGAAGAACGCCGCCGTCTGCGTGACGACCGGACTCCTGCAGACGCTCAACCAGGACGAACTGGAGGGCGTACTCGCCCACGAACTCGCCCACGTCAAGAACCGGGACGTGATGGTGATGACGATCGCGTCGTTCCTCTCGACGATCGCCTTCATGATCGTCCGGTGGGGCGCCTTTTTCGGCGGCGGCGGGCAGCGCCGCCAGGGCGGCGGCGGCATCATCGTCGCGATCTTGATCTCGCTGGTCGTGTGGATCATCAGCTACGTACTGATCCGGGCGCTCTCGCGGTACCGCGAGTACGCCGCCGACCGCGGGGCGGCCGTGATCACGGGCAAACCCTCCGCGCTGGCGTCGGCGCTGATGAAGATCTCCGGCGAGATGGAGAAGATCCCGAGCAACGACATGCGCGACGAGGCCGAGATGAACGCCTTCTTCATCATCCCGATCTCGAAGGGGGCGATCGCGCGCCTCTTTAGCACCCACCCGCCGACCGAGAAGCGCATCGACCAGCTCAACCGGCTGGAGCGCGAGATGGAAGGGTTGTAG